In the genome of Candidatus Latescibacter sp., the window GATGGCGTTTTCGGTGGGGGTAACCAGGTATTCGCTGGATGTGATCCGGCAGGCCCAGGAGTTTGTCATCGCTTTTCCTACCGAGCTGCAAAGCCGGGAGACCCTGCTTTTCGGGACCCGCTCCGGCCGTGACATCGATAAACTGAAAATGAGCGGTATCAAAACTGCGCCCGCACGAAAGGTGAACAGCCTTCTTTTGGAAGAAGCGGCGGCAAATTTCGAATGCAGTCTTATAGGGGAATTCCCAACCGGCGATCATGTGATCTTTGTCGGGGAAGTGATTGTATCCCATATCAATCCGGATGCTCCCGGGCGTCTGTATACTGTCGGTACGGGCTACAAGATGGCCGGGGTAAGCATAAAAATATCTTAATAAGTCTTCAGGTAAGTATTTCATGAAAACACTACGAGGTGATTGCGCAATTAGATCCTGAAACTAGTTCAGGATGACACGTGTCATGCCGAACTTGTTTCGGCATCTATACGATCAAAAACATTATCAAGTAGCATACGCTGATAAATAAATAAGGATTCCCAATGCAGAGAATCATGCTGAAATCGAAAATACACAATGCTGTAGTAACGGAGGCAAACCTGTCCTATATGGGAAGCATCACTATCGACGGGACAATCATGGATGCCGCCGATATCCTTGAAAATGAACAGGTTCAGGTGGTGAATCTCAATAACGGGGTGCGGTTCGAAACCTACGTTATCCGTGGAAAAGAGGGGGCTGGAATAATATGCCTCAACGGACCGGCTGCCCGCCTGGGAGTGGCAGGCGACCGGCTTCACATTCTGAGTTACCAGATTTTGGATGGAGAGGAAGCGAAACAGCACAAACCGGTCATCATTTTTTTGGATCAGAACAATGCCATCATCCGGGAAAAAAAAGTCTGATGAAAAAAAGTTGAAACTCTCGATGATTTGGCGGATTAAATTGATAGAAAAACATGATTTGCTCTTGACATCGTCAGAATCATAGTATTTATTGTATGTGAGGGGTTGCAGTTCGATACACCGTGAGAAAAAAGGTGAGGATTATACCGATGCAATCAATTTTCTTGAAAAGGACAGCATGCCTGTCGCTGGCGCTCATGACCGGATGGGCGGTCTTCTTGTACTCCCAGGCGCCGGGCGATGGCGCCAATGGTATGAAAAACATTCTCAGTGTTCCGGTAAATGGCGACAACACCGGAAAAAGCGTTCTCAGCATTCA includes:
- a CDS encoding flavin reductase family protein is translated as MQVETTFSEAIVKKYPEQTAIVLARENTGKVNPITLGWVMLTSHNPPMMAFSVGVTRYSLDVIRQAQEFVIAFPTELQSRETLLFGTRSGRDIDKLKMSGIKTAPARKVNSLLLEEAAANFECSLIGEFPTGDHVIFVGEVIVSHINPDAPGRLYTVGTGYKMAGVSIKIS
- a CDS encoding aspartate 1-decarboxylase gives rise to the protein MQRIMLKSKIHNAVVTEANLSYMGSITIDGTIMDAADILENEQVQVVNLNNGVRFETYVIRGKEGAGIICLNGPAARLGVAGDRLHILSYQILDGEEAKQHKPVIIFLDQNNAIIREKKV